A single window of Liolophura sinensis isolate JHLJ2023 chromosome 6, CUHK_Ljap_v2, whole genome shotgun sequence DNA harbors:
- the LOC135467176 gene encoding uncharacterized protein LOC135467176: MPLSAAEKQRRYRQRRDADPERRNNFLQKERRRWHDNKGKSASRLSVDQLTDRERRNRRKYWRKKQQTHRATQKSARNIMTPPCSPDDNGNGRRESGLRRRRARAKRSKDMKDLTEALQQERRRAERYRKRYNRLLNRTSDSPRSKTRQLLRNFHVGKSVRQTLNFHFALVSDLKAKYKASHHERRKQMVARLLTGKIVKQYRFQKFAEEIFGFSQRRWKHLVTGSTCNADPFDFKKRKMAAWASKFASRVRSFYIRDDVSRITAGKKETKTRNKQKMQKRFLCDSLKVLHMKFLSESPNMKISYSLFCRLRPFWVIIPSSKDRETCLCKTHENLNLLVQKLRDLKLLQTSDLCQMADNMACDRNQKACMYGECASCVSAQVPVAENYDELQQVEYWQWVSKKTERVLKSSEVKEQRVTSKDKISERLVDVVNLFQKQMKQFQRHLFNIRHQFASLRQLKENLKDNECIIQLDFAENYLCQYATEIQSAHFGASHQQVTLHDVVLQVGNIPEAIAMCTMSPSLQHDPPAIWTYLEPVFQYIKTKFPKVDTLHFYSDGPSTQYRQKKNFFLFCTKIYQHGFSSATWNFFEAGHGKGAPDGVGGSIKRAADRLVNAGIDIPDAKKMFGELTKSETKVKMFFTDSSSVTNATKMLPENIVTVPGTMGIHQICTTKMGSMYYRQISCFCSHPDTLRCSCYDAKEFVFPTSEMTTPQQPTHEPSHTGLTPLDITDPDVIGKWCVVKYMYDGKYYPGIVTGVDEEDVEVKCMSAVGENRFFWSRFDDVVWYRHEDVICTIPEPCKIGTRHLQIDKEIWSKIN, from the exons ATGCCTCTATCTGCTGCAGAAAAGCAGCGTCGATATAGACAACGTCGAGATGCAGATCCTGAGCGCAGGAATAACTTCTTACAGAAGGAAAGACGGAGATGGCATGATAACAAAGGAAAGTCAGCATCCAGACTGAGTGTTGATCAGTTGACTGACAGGGAGAGGCGAAATAGACGAAAGtactggagaaaaaaacaacaaactcataGGGCAACGCAGAAGTCAGCACGAAATATTATGACCCCTCCATGCAGCCCTGACGATAATGGAAACGGCAG AAGAGAAAGTGGACTTAGAAGGCGAAGGGCTCGGGCTAAACGCTCTAAGGACATGAAAGACTTGACAGAAGCATTACAGCAGGAAAGGAGGCGTGCAGAGCGCTACAGAAAGCGATACAACCGTCTTCTCAATCGCACATCAGACAGCCCTAGAAGTAAAACTCGTCAGTTACTAAGGAACTTTCATGTTGGGAAATCTGTCAGACAAACATTAAATTTCCACTTTGCCCTAGTCAGCGACCTGAAAGCCAAATACAAGGCGTCGCATCATGAGAGGAGGAAACAAATGGTGGCACGACTTTTGACTGGGAAAATAGTCAAACAGTATCGATTCCAGAAATTTGCGGAAGAAATTTTTGGCTTTTCCCAAAGAAGATGGAAACATCTAGTCACTGGCTCCACGTGTAATGCAGACCCTTTTGATTTTAAGAAACGGAAGATGGCAGCGTGGGCCTCAAAGTTTGCATCACGAGTTCGATCCTTTTACATCCGGGATGACGTATCACGTATAACTGCTGGGAAAAAGGAGACAAAAACCCGAAATAAGCAGAAAATGCAGAAACGCTTTCTATGCGACAGCTTGAAGGTGCTTCACATGAAATTTCTTTCAGAGAGCCCAAACATGAAGATATCATATTCTCTCTTCTGTCGGTTGCGACCGTTTTGGGTAATTATACCGTCCTCAAAGGACAGAGAAACCTGTCTGtgtaaaacacatgaaaacttGAACCTACTTGTCCAAAAATTGCGTGACTTAAAACTTTTACAAACATCCGACTTATGTCAAATGGCAGACAACATGGCTTGTGACAGAAATCAAAAGGCGTGCATGTACGGCGAGTGCGCATCATGCGTCTCGGCTCAAGTTCCAGTGGCAGAAAACTATGATGAGTTACAACAGGTAGAATACTGGCAATGGGTTTCCAAAAAGACAGAGAGAGTGCTAAAGTCCTCGGAAGTGAAGGAACAGAGGGTGACGTCAAAGGATAAAATTTCAGAAAGACTGGTGGATGTGGTTAATTTGTTCCAGAAACAGATGAAGCAATTTCAGCGCCATTTATTTAACATACGTCACCAGTTTGCCTCTCTACGACAGTTGAAGGAAAACCTTAAGGATAATGAATGCATAATCCAGCTTGATTTCGCTGAAAATTATCTTTGTCAATATGCCACAGAAATACAGTCAGCACACTTTGGAGCCTCACACCAGCAAGTTACCTTACATGACGTGGTGCTTCAGGTAGGAAACATTCCAGAGGCAATAGCTATGTGCACTATGTCCCCATCGCTGCAGCATGACCCACCTGCAATCTGGACATACCTAGAGCCTGTTTTTCAGTACATTAAAACCAAGTTCCCAAAGGTAGACACGTTGCACTTCTACAGCGATGGCCCGTCCACCCAGtacagacaaaagaaaaactttttCCTTTTCTGTACCAAAATATACCAGCACGGTTTCTCATCAGCAACGTGGAATTTCTTTGAAGCTGGGCACGGTAAGGGCGCCCCTGATGGAGTAGGTGGGTCCATCAAAAGAGCAGCAGATCGCCTTGTTAATGCGGGCATAGATATCCCTGAtgctaaaaaaatgtttggtgaACTAACGAAGTCAGAAAccaaagtgaaaatgtttttcactgACAGTTCTTCTGTTACCAATGCTACAAAGATGCTTCCCGAGAACATAGTAACCGTTCCTGGTACAATGGGCATTCATCAGATATGTACAACAAAGATGGGGTCAATGTATTACAGACAGATAAGTTGCTTCTGTAGCCATCCAGACACCTTACGCTGTTCTTGTTATGATGCCAAAGAGTTTGTGTTTCCGACATCTGAAATGACTACTCCTCAACAACCGACTCATGAGCCTTCACACACCGGCCTGACTCCTCTCGACATCACCGACCCTGACGTTATCGGAAAATGGTGTGTGGTAAAGTATATGTACGATGGGAAATATTACCCGGGTATTGTGACAGGTGTGGATGAGGAGGATGTGGAAGTGAAGTGCATGTCGGCAGTTGGGGAAAACAGATTCTTCTGGTCAAGGTTTGACGATGTCGTCTGGTATCGCCACGAGGACGTAATCTGCACCATTCCCGAACCGTGTAAAATTGGCACACGTCACCTGCAGATTGATAAAGAAATCTGGTCAAAGATAAATTGA